Proteins encoded by one window of Streptomyces uncialis:
- a CDS encoding type II toxin-antitoxin system PemK/MazF family toxin, whose translation MTAHHEDPAAPGRSGPHATADAAPDSVRRVRTEYAPDHDGDPDPGEIVWTWVPYEENDGRGKDRPVLVVAREAGGTLLAVPLSSRRHDRDREWVPIGSGPWDREGRDSWAGLDRVLRVHEDGMRREACALDPTLFGQVAARLRERYGWS comes from the coding sequence ATGACCGCTCATCACGAGGACCCCGCGGCCCCGGGCCGCTCCGGCCCGCACGCCACCGCCGACGCCGCGCCCGACTCCGTGCGCCGGGTCCGTACCGAGTACGCGCCCGACCACGACGGCGACCCGGACCCCGGGGAGATTGTGTGGACCTGGGTGCCGTACGAGGAGAACGACGGACGGGGCAAGGACCGTCCGGTGCTGGTCGTCGCCCGGGAGGCGGGCGGCACCCTGCTGGCCGTACCGCTGTCGAGCAGACGTCATGACCGGGACCGGGAGTGGGTGCCGATCGGCAGCGGGCCGTGGGACCGGGAGGGCCGGGACTCCTGGGCGGGTCTCGACCGGGTGCTGAGGGTCCACGAGGACGGGATGCGCCGTGAGGCGTGCGCGCTGGACCCGACACTTTTCGGCCAGGTGGCCGCACGGCTGCGGGAGCGCTACGGCTGGTCCTGA